The following are encoded in a window of Microvirga ossetica genomic DNA:
- a CDS encoding recombinase family protein, with the protein MRSELITDRHLARHAVIYIRQSSPHQVLSNQESLRLQYDLRRRALGLGWREEDVEIIDADLGLSGAAAVHREGFKDLIARVTLGQVGIVLSSEVTRLTRNCSDWYPLLDLCGYRDCLIADRDGVYDPGTANGRLLLGLKGTLSEVELHTIRARLTAGLLNKAARGELALILPVGLVRETGGVVVKNPDREVQARLDLIFTTFLRLRSASKVLHAFNERGLSIPRRGRFGDTVWRPPTVAAILQVLKNPAYAGAFVYGRTRSVRTAPLGKGSQKRLPREQWRIVVKDQYPAYISWATFEKIEAMLRDNYAEYDRNKTRGVPREGAALLHGMVYCGACGHKMVVQYKGGARYMCNYLRQQHGVPVCQVIPAAPVDAEAVAAFFKALTPAELDAYTQAVSLRREADAAGLKAQAQQVERLRYRAALAERQFDQVDPDNRLVAAELERRWEETLRDLRQAEAALADAAPEEGRVIPFGVGPDLQAAFTEVGRRLPDLWQQPALTTVRKKALLRCLIDKVVIHRAVRDTIALRLVWRGGATSEIALPITVGSLAELSRSGEMEAAIVERARAGESDAAIAAALTAAGHRSPLRQAVLPSTVQAIRLRHGILRERRQSHPRRIPGCLTVSQLAAQLGVTPHWIYDRIYNGTIAIELDAKTGLYLFPDGPTTLRAFQKLKAGKVDRLSPVPRLAC; encoded by the coding sequence ATGAGATCGGAACTTATCACCGACCGGCATCTGGCCCGCCACGCGGTCATCTACATCCGCCAGTCCAGTCCGCACCAGGTGCTGAGCAATCAGGAGAGTCTGCGCCTGCAGTACGATCTACGTCGGCGCGCGCTCGGCCTCGGGTGGCGTGAGGAGGACGTCGAGATCATCGATGCCGACCTCGGGCTGAGCGGCGCAGCCGCTGTCCACCGCGAGGGCTTCAAGGACCTGATCGCACGCGTTACGCTCGGCCAGGTTGGCATCGTGCTCTCCTCCGAGGTGACGCGCCTGACCCGAAACTGTTCGGACTGGTACCCACTGCTCGATCTGTGCGGCTACAGGGACTGCCTCATTGCCGACCGCGACGGAGTCTATGATCCGGGCACCGCTAATGGGCGCCTGCTGCTCGGGCTCAAGGGGACCCTCTCCGAAGTCGAGTTGCACACGATCCGCGCCCGCCTCACGGCTGGTCTCCTGAACAAGGCCGCACGCGGAGAGCTGGCGCTGATCTTGCCGGTCGGCCTCGTCCGGGAGACTGGCGGTGTGGTGGTCAAGAACCCTGACCGCGAGGTGCAAGCCCGCCTCGATCTGATCTTCACGACCTTCCTGCGGCTCCGCTCGGCCAGCAAGGTGCTGCACGCCTTCAACGAGCGCGGCCTGAGCATCCCGCGCCGGGGACGGTTCGGCGATACGGTCTGGCGCCCACCCACCGTTGCGGCCATCCTGCAGGTGCTGAAGAACCCCGCCTACGCCGGCGCTTTTGTCTACGGGCGCACCCGCTCGGTCCGCACAGCGCCCTTAGGCAAAGGCTCGCAAAAGAGGCTCCCGCGCGAGCAGTGGAGGATCGTCGTGAAGGACCAGTACCCCGCCTATATCAGCTGGGCGACGTTCGAGAAGATCGAGGCCATGCTGCGCGACAATTACGCTGAGTACGACCGGAACAAGACGCGTGGCGTGCCGCGCGAGGGTGCCGCGCTGCTGCACGGGATGGTTTACTGCGGCGCGTGCGGTCACAAGATGGTGGTCCAGTACAAGGGCGGCGCCCGGTACATGTGCAACTATCTTCGTCAGCAGCATGGCGTTCCGGTGTGCCAAGTCATCCCGGCCGCGCCGGTCGATGCCGAGGCCGTGGCGGCTTTCTTCAAGGCCCTCACCCCCGCCGAGTTGGATGCCTACACGCAGGCTGTTTCCCTCCGGCGCGAGGCAGACGCAGCCGGGCTGAAGGCTCAAGCGCAACAGGTTGAGCGGCTGCGCTACCGGGCGGCGCTGGCCGAACGGCAGTTCGATCAGGTCGATCCAGACAACCGTCTCGTCGCGGCTGAACTCGAGCGGCGCTGGGAGGAAACGTTGCGTGATTTGCGCCAGGCCGAAGCCGCGCTCGCCGATGCGGCGCCGGAAGAAGGCCGCGTCATCCCGTTCGGTGTCGGCCCTGATCTCCAAGCCGCGTTTACCGAGGTCGGTCGGCGCCTGCCGGATCTATGGCAGCAACCGGCCCTCACCACGGTGCGCAAGAAGGCGCTGCTGCGATGCCTCATCGACAAGGTGGTGATCCACCGTGCCGTCCGGGACACGATCGCCCTACGCCTCGTCTGGCGCGGCGGCGCGACGAGCGAGATCGCGCTGCCAATTACGGTTGGCTCGCTCGCTGAACTGTCACGGAGCGGCGAGATGGAAGCCGCCATCGTCGAGCGCGCCCGCGCGGGTGAGAGTGATGCGGCCATCGCCGCCGCGCTGACCGCCGCCGGACATCGCTCACCTCTGCGCCAGGCGGTCTTGCCGAGCACAGTTCAGGCCATCCGGCTGCGGCACGGCATCCTGCGCGAACGCCGCCAGTCGCATCCGCGCCGCATCCCCGGCTGCCTGACGGTGTCCCAACTCGCGGCCCAGCTCGGCGTTACGCCGCACTGGATCTATGACCGCATTTACAACGGCACGATTGCTATTGAACTGGATGCCAAGACAGGTCTCTATCTGTTCCCGGATGGCCCCACGACCTTGCGCGCGTTCCAAAAGCTCAAAGCCGGCAAGGTGGACCGCCTCTCTCCCGTCCCTCGGTTGGCTTGTTGA
- a CDS encoding helix-turn-helix domain-containing protein, with the protein MAQGSCATQVAARTGRHPQTVMGWLHAYHTQGPAALAYGRTGGRPPFVPEPPPVSARSCARPRVRRPRRP; encoded by the coding sequence ATGGCTCAAGGAAGCTGCGCCACCCAGGTGGCGGCACGCACCGGGCGCCACCCGCAGACCGTGATGGGTTGGCTGCATGCCTACCACACACAGGGCCCCGCGGCCCTGGCCTATGGCCGCACCGGCGGCCGTCCCCCCTTTGTGCCCGAACCGCCGCCAGTCTCGGCGAGGTCGTGCGCGCGGCCCAGGGTGCGGCGGCCGCGCCGCCCGTAG
- a CDS encoding recombinase family protein — MTKSDLIPTVLLRRKAVVYVRQSTQSQVMTNLESQRRQYDLVDLARQHGFADIEVIDDDLGRSASGTVARPGFDRLVAWLCAGKVGAVLCLDASRLARNGRDWHHLLELCGLVEARVIDHDGVYNPCQPNDRLVLGMKGSISEFELGVLRTRMLEAAKSKARRGELRLSVPFGYIWHREAGLGLDPDLRLQEVIRLIFARFRELGSARQVLLSMTADQIHFPRPSDEGRMTSFTWLPIRYRNVIGVLKNPFYAGVYVYGKSEKRTSIVDGRARRSYGHGKPVGTWEVFIKDHHEGYVSWEEYERNQKQLALNNYGRADGVKSGRGGKALLSGVMTCGRCGRRLSVAYTGNPQSRPVYRCDKPNLMMGLPRCMTFGGPRVDAAVARELLRAVEPLAIEAAFEAERMHRERQDDQRQILDLELKQARYEAGLAERRYAACDPDNRLIAAQLERNWEIALRRVQDLEARQPAGTPSTIEVDQGAFANMAENLSAAWNTPDVTMRARQQLLRTLIADIIVDVDDTVRDVVLTIHWRGGQHSELRVRKPRTGEHGCATAEDALAVMRSMAGRWSDEHIAASLNRMGLPTGQGKTWTAHRVSSVRRVRGIHAYRSAEKDGEWLTMTEAAMALGVTNHAIRRLIKTGVLPAVQVVPGAPYQIRADDLASEPIKAAMARKGRPCRAADAGTLPMFTDT; from the coding sequence ATGACGAAGTCTGATCTGATCCCGACGGTGCTGCTGAGGCGCAAGGCCGTCGTCTATGTGCGCCAGTCGACGCAATCCCAGGTCATGACCAATCTGGAGAGCCAGCGGCGCCAATATGATCTCGTCGATCTTGCACGCCAGCACGGCTTCGCCGACATTGAGGTCATCGACGATGATCTGGGCCGATCGGCGAGCGGGACGGTGGCGCGCCCGGGCTTCGATCGCCTGGTTGCATGGTTGTGCGCGGGCAAGGTCGGCGCTGTGTTGTGCCTGGATGCATCGCGGCTCGCGCGCAATGGCCGTGACTGGCATCATCTGCTGGAGTTGTGCGGACTTGTCGAAGCCCGCGTCATCGACCATGACGGCGTGTACAACCCCTGCCAGCCCAACGATCGCCTGGTTTTGGGTATGAAAGGCAGCATCAGCGAGTTTGAGCTCGGCGTGCTCAGGACACGGATGCTCGAGGCCGCCAAGTCGAAAGCGCGTCGGGGCGAGCTGCGCTTGTCAGTACCGTTCGGTTACATCTGGCACCGCGAAGCAGGTCTGGGGCTCGACCCTGATCTGCGCTTGCAGGAGGTGATCCGGCTCATCTTCGCCCGCTTCCGCGAACTCGGCAGCGCGCGACAGGTGTTATTGTCGATGACGGCTGATCAGATCCACTTCCCACGGCCTTCGGATGAGGGCCGCATGACCAGCTTTACCTGGTTGCCGATCCGCTATCGCAACGTGATCGGCGTGCTCAAGAACCCCTTTTACGCGGGCGTGTACGTTTACGGGAAAAGCGAAAAGCGGACCTCTATTGTCGATGGGAGGGCCCGCCGGAGCTACGGCCACGGCAAGCCGGTCGGGACCTGGGAAGTGTTCATCAAGGATCATCACGAAGGGTACGTCAGCTGGGAGGAATACGAGCGAAACCAGAAGCAGTTGGCGCTCAACAACTATGGTCGCGCCGACGGGGTAAAATCCGGCCGTGGCGGCAAGGCACTGCTGTCAGGCGTTATGACGTGTGGACGGTGCGGGCGGCGACTGAGCGTGGCCTATACCGGTAATCCGCAAAGTCGACCTGTCTATCGCTGCGACAAGCCCAACCTGATGATGGGCTTGCCCCGGTGCATGACCTTCGGTGGCCCCAGGGTGGACGCGGCTGTTGCGCGTGAACTGTTGCGCGCGGTAGAACCCTTGGCGATTGAGGCCGCGTTCGAGGCGGAGCGAATGCACCGGGAACGACAAGATGATCAACGCCAGATCCTCGATCTGGAGCTTAAGCAGGCCCGCTACGAGGCCGGTCTTGCTGAGCGCCGCTATGCTGCCTGTGATCCCGACAATCGTTTGATCGCTGCGCAGTTGGAGAGAAACTGGGAAATTGCCTTACGCCGCGTGCAAGATCTGGAGGCGCGCCAGCCCGCCGGAACCCCATCGACCATTGAGGTTGATCAAGGCGCTTTCGCCAACATGGCGGAAAACCTGTCAGCGGCCTGGAACACTCCTGATGTGACGATGCGTGCCCGTCAGCAACTGCTCCGGACGTTGATCGCAGACATCATTGTCGATGTCGACGATACGGTTCGTGATGTCGTGCTCACGATCCATTGGCGGGGCGGCCAGCACTCAGAACTGCGTGTTCGCAAGCCGCGAACCGGCGAACACGGCTGCGCGACAGCGGAAGATGCGCTGGCAGTCATGCGCAGCATGGCCGGCCGCTGGTCTGACGAGCATATTGCCGCGTCGCTCAATCGGATGGGCTTGCCTACCGGCCAAGGTAAAACCTGGACGGCGCACCGCGTCTCTTCCGTTCGGCGCGTTCGCGGAATCCACGCCTATCGATCCGCGGAGAAAGACGGCGAATGGCTGACCATGACCGAGGCGGCAATGGCGTTAGGCGTTACAAACCACGCGATACGTCGCCTCATCAAAACGGGCGTGCTTCCGGCTGTTCAGGTTGTCCCCGGTGCACCGTATCAAATCCGAGCCGACGATCTGGCGTCAGAGCCGATCAAAGCTGCGATGGCCCGGAAGGGCCGCCCGTGTCGCGCTGCTGATGCGGGTACGCTTCCAATGTTTACAGACACTTGA
- a CDS encoding IS110 family transposase: MDQHSRLFIGLDVSKLKISVAVADGERGGEVRFFGDIPSDPASVSSIVQKLAKRGAKLHFCYEAGPTGYELYRQLTEMGHDCVVAAPALIPKRPGDRVKTNRRDAVSLARLHRAGELTAVWVPDRGHEAMRDLVRAREAAQEAQKRARQQLQSFLLRHGRVYSGRSSWSLAHTRWISTLTFEHPAHFIVLQEYCQAIEDAEVRLKRLTDLISETVKSWTMAPVVEAYQALRGVSLIAAVVFVAEIGDIRRFENPRQLMAFLGLLPSESSTGEHVKRGGITKAGNSRARRMLVEGAWAYRFPARVSRTKQAQLEGLPRTVREIAWKGQLRLCSRYRTMILAGKHKAIAITAIAREMAAFLWAIGQEVQPAHHA; the protein is encoded by the coding sequence GTGGATCAGCATAGCAGACTTTTCATCGGTCTGGACGTCTCGAAACTGAAGATTTCTGTAGCCGTCGCGGATGGCGAGCGGGGTGGTGAGGTAAGATTTTTCGGGGACATCCCCTCAGATCCGGCCTCGGTGTCATCCATCGTGCAAAAGCTGGCCAAGCGAGGAGCAAAGCTCCACTTCTGTTACGAGGCAGGGCCGACAGGGTACGAACTCTACCGTCAGCTCACCGAGATGGGCCATGATTGTGTGGTAGCGGCACCGGCACTCATTCCCAAGCGTCCTGGAGATCGCGTGAAGACCAACCGGCGCGATGCGGTCAGCTTGGCACGGTTACATCGTGCGGGTGAGCTGACAGCGGTTTGGGTGCCGGACCGCGGGCATGAGGCTATGCGCGATCTCGTGCGGGCCCGCGAAGCAGCCCAGGAGGCTCAAAAGCGGGCGCGTCAGCAGCTTCAGTCGTTCCTCCTTCGACATGGCCGTGTCTATTCGGGCCGCTCATCCTGGTCGCTGGCACATACGCGGTGGATATCGACTCTGACGTTCGAGCATCCGGCGCACTTCATCGTGCTCCAGGAATACTGCCAGGCGATCGAGGATGCCGAGGTGCGCTTAAAGCGTCTGACCGATCTGATCTCGGAGACCGTCAAATCCTGGACGATGGCTCCTGTCGTCGAAGCCTATCAGGCGTTACGGGGCGTGTCGTTGATTGCCGCCGTCGTCTTTGTTGCCGAAATTGGCGACATCCGCCGCTTCGAAAACCCCCGCCAGCTGATGGCCTTTCTTGGCCTCCTTCCGTCAGAAAGCTCGACAGGTGAACATGTCAAACGTGGCGGGATCACTAAGGCCGGGAACTCACGGGCCCGTCGCATGCTGGTCGAAGGCGCATGGGCTTACCGCTTCCCTGCGCGGGTCAGTCGAACCAAGCAAGCGCAGTTGGAAGGCCTACCGAGAACTGTTCGCGAAATAGCGTGGAAAGGTCAGCTCCGCCTCTGCTCTCGCTACCGAACAATGATCCTCGCGGGGAAGCACAAGGCCATCGCGATCACCGCGATCGCGAGAGAAATGGCGGCCTTCCTGTGGGCGATCGGTCAGGAAGTGCAACCAGCTCACCACGCTTAG
- a CDS encoding IS630 family transposase gives MRAAQGAAAAPPVDGADPPPRFTLKRLVAFVRERFGLSVCRETIRAALHRLALSWKKAKKLLGRADPEQRRAFIDRLPDLLAGAQRDRHLLVYLDEAHLHQDTDLGYGWCARGQRLWVASCSPGLSAKVSFYGLYLYNEGEVRLWPYARANGEHTIEVLRRLRAEVSDRKIILLWDGAPYHRAQAVRAEASDLNIALVPLPSYSPDLMPVEALWRWLREDVTYHHCHSSPEDLTRRVAAFETRINTDPCALADRLWVKDQLDPKEEELRFPK, from the coding sequence GTGCGCGCGGCCCAGGGTGCGGCGGCCGCGCCGCCCGTAGACGGCGCCGATCCGCCGCCTCGCTTCACCCTCAAGCGCCTGGTGGCGTTCGTGCGCGAGCGCTTTGGTCTCAGCGTCTGTCGCGAGACCATCCGGGCGGCCCTGCACCGCCTCGCGCTGTCGTGGAAGAAGGCCAAAAAGCTGCTCGGCCGCGCGGATCCGGAGCAACGACGGGCTTTCATCGATCGCCTCCCGGACCTGCTGGCCGGCGCCCAACGCGACCGCCACCTCCTAGTCTATCTTGATGAGGCTCACCTTCACCAAGACACCGATCTTGGTTATGGCTGGTGCGCCCGCGGCCAGCGGCTGTGGGTGGCCTCCTGCTCGCCCGGGCTCTCGGCCAAGGTGTCGTTCTATGGTCTCTATCTCTACAACGAGGGCGAGGTCCGGCTGTGGCCCTATGCCCGCGCCAACGGAGAGCACACGATCGAGGTGCTGCGTCGGCTGCGGGCCGAGGTGTCCGACCGCAAGATCATTCTGCTGTGGGATGGAGCGCCCTACCATCGCGCCCAGGCGGTCCGGGCGGAGGCCTCCGATCTGAACATCGCGCTTGTGCCCTTACCCAGCTACAGCCCTGACCTGATGCCCGTGGAGGCGCTCTGGCGCTGGCTGCGCGAGGACGTCACCTATCACCACTGCCACAGCAGCCCTGAAGATCTCACCCGACGCGTCGCCGCTTTCGAAACCCGCATCAACACGGATCCATGCGCCCTGGCCGATCGCCTCTGGGTCAAGGATCAGCTCGACCCCAAGGAGGAAGAACTACGGTTCCCAAAATAG